The Christiangramia flava JLT2011 genome has a segment encoding these proteins:
- a CDS encoding energy transducer TonB, with amino-acid sequence MKPKKNPKADLNRRWVLFLQIGLIIVLFLTLQAIEWETSVAKPADTSGLTPKIIMEETPPATITPETTPPPPPPKMLIDKIEPIEDDELDKEDATLSTDLEFDEISEVIDIVDPDDPEDIIYNVLGVEEVPLFPGCDALASNEKRKACLNDKVNSFVTKNFNTGIGEDLNLTGTNLVLVMFTVDTQGKITDIKTRAPHPRLEEEARRVINKLPKMEPGRQGGKAVPVQYSIPIRFRIQD; translated from the coding sequence ATGAAACCCAAGAAAAACCCGAAAGCCGACCTTAATCGGAGGTGGGTGCTATTCCTTCAAATAGGGCTCATTATTGTTCTTTTCTTAACCCTTCAGGCGATCGAATGGGAAACTTCGGTGGCCAAACCAGCCGATACTTCCGGTCTTACTCCGAAAATAATTATGGAAGAAACCCCGCCTGCTACTATTACTCCAGAAACTACCCCACCACCGCCACCTCCAAAAATGCTGATAGATAAGATCGAGCCTATCGAAGATGATGAGCTAGATAAAGAAGATGCGACCCTTTCTACTGATTTGGAGTTTGATGAAATCTCGGAAGTGATAGACATCGTAGATCCAGACGACCCGGAAGATATTATCTACAATGTCTTGGGTGTGGAAGAAGTGCCGCTTTTCCCAGGTTGCGATGCCTTGGCTTCAAATGAAAAGCGAAAAGCCTGTCTCAATGATAAAGTGAATAGTTTTGTGACTAAAAATTTCAACACAGGGATAGGTGAAGACCTGAATCTTACTGGTACGAATCTTGTGCTGGTTATGTTCACAGTGGATACCCAGGGTAAAATTACCGATATCAAGACCCGTGCTCCCCATCCCAGGCTGGAAGAAGAAGCCAGGCGGGTGATCAACAAATTGCCGAAAATGGAACCCGGCAGGCAGGGAGGAAAAGCGGTGCCGGTACAGTATTCTATTCCGATCAGGTTTCGGATTCAGGACTGA
- a CDS encoding energy transducer TonB: MEPKKNPKADLNKNRVLFLQLGLIVVLFITWQAIEWKTYDPDQIDIGQVNMDALDEEDVPITEMQNTPPPPPPPPPAPEVIEVVEDEEEVEEDEIQSTETNLDEIVEVEEVVEAPVEEEVEDVPFAVIEDVPIFPGCEKFSNNNERKKCMSEKISNYVNKEFDTDLGAELGLTGINRVIVQFRIDEKGNIGQVRARAPHPRLEQEAARVINSLPKMKPGKQRGKAVGVMYSLPIAFKVQD; encoded by the coding sequence ATGGAACCGAAGAAAAATCCTAAAGCTGATCTGAACAAAAACCGTGTTCTTTTCCTTCAGCTGGGTCTTATCGTTGTACTGTTCATTACTTGGCAGGCAATCGAGTGGAAGACGTACGATCCCGACCAAATTGATATTGGACAGGTAAATATGGACGCTCTAGATGAAGAGGATGTGCCAATTACTGAAATGCAGAATACGCCTCCACCACCGCCACCGCCACCTCCAGCACCTGAAGTAATTGAAGTTGTTGAAGATGAGGAAGAAGTGGAAGAAGACGAGATCCAGTCTACTGAAACTAACCTGGACGAGATCGTTGAGGTAGAAGAAGTAGTGGAAGCTCCGGTAGAAGAAGAGGTAGAAGACGTTCCTTTTGCGGTTATTGAGGATGTGCCGATCTTCCCTGGTTGTGAGAAATTTTCGAACAACAATGAGCGTAAGAAATGTATGAGTGAGAAAATCTCGAATTACGTGAATAAAGAATTTGATACTGATCTTGGTGCAGAACTTGGTTTAACGGGAATCAACCGTGTAATCGTGCAGTTCCGTATCGATGAGAAAGGTAATATTGGTCAGGTAAGAGCTCGTGCTCCCCACCCAAGACTGGAACAGGAGGCTGCGCGAGTGATCAACAGCCTTCCTAAAATGAAGCCTGGTAAGCAGCGAGGAAAAGCTGTTGGGGTAATGTACTCTTTGCCGATCGCTTTCAAAGTTCAGGACTAA
- a CDS encoding VanZ family protein: MVARIFFILAAAYTGLITWLSLTHLGKISIGGFNPTDKMLHAGAYLFLMLLWKSYFIFRNEKNEAYRSNLLWVGLGCVLFGMLIEVLQGTMTSYRTPDWWDVLANSTGIAIAALFLIVLAPKIINWKQKIV, translated from the coding sequence TTGGTAGCTAGAATTTTTTTTATTCTTGCGGCTGCCTATACTGGTTTGATCACCTGGCTTTCCTTAACGCACCTGGGAAAAATCAGTATAGGCGGATTCAATCCTACCGATAAAATGCTCCACGCCGGAGCATATTTATTTTTGATGCTTTTGTGGAAGTCTTACTTCATCTTCCGAAATGAAAAAAATGAAGCGTACCGGTCTAATTTACTGTGGGTTGGATTAGGCTGTGTTCTTTTTGGTATGTTAATTGAGGTTCTTCAGGGAACGATGACCAGTTACCGGACTCCTGATTGGTGGGATGTGCTCGCCAATTCTACCGGAATTGCCATTGCTGCCCTGTTTTTGATCGTTCTGGCGCCGAAGATCATCAACTGGAAACAGAAGATCGTATAA
- the sprA gene encoding cell surface protein SprA yields the protein MSLPVRLTFLILLVYCMDAAAQETSQDSTKTGFVLGELSLPDPESIESFYEYDPILDRYFFKEKLGSMNLGLPLVLTPEEYEEMVLDQEMRNYFKLKNDALTGRKEGSEDIQRDLLPDFYVNNNFFESIFGGSEINIVPQGSVEMDLGLLYTKQDNPAFSPRNRRNLSFDFDQRISLSLLGQIGERLQVTANYDTESTFDFQNQLKLEYTPNEDDIVQKIEVGNVNMPLNNALIQGAQSLFGFKTQLQFGKTTVTGVFSEQKSERRTVNVEGGATVEDFEKFILDYDQDRHFFLAHYFRDHYDGALQDYPFIDSNIQIKRIQVWITNRTNNIQNLTDTRNIVAIQDLGETDVPGNIGLATVPGGFFNQPAGSFPDNPNNDFNPFGITGVGESVLTPAIRDIATVDNGFGGVTVSEGTDYVKLENARQLKPNEYTVNSQLGYISLNQRLSNDEVLAVAFQYTINGEVYQVGEFANDGVNSTSTTDQEEPQQGTNPRANQNLVVKLLKSTITNVNEPVWDLMMKNIYSLGAYQLEREDFRMNILYTDPQPLNYIKPAEGTTLPADVADTPLLRVFRLDQLNTNNDPIKGGDGFFDYVPQITIDPQNGNVIFTTVEPFGSWLFQKLDDNPNGGTEDYDIPETWNQNQQKYVFRSMYETTKTQAEQLDADKNKFQLKGRYKSAEVEGIPIGFNLPPGSVTVTAGGRVLQEGVDYVVNYELGRVQILDEALLASDIPIQVNTENNALFGQQTKRFTGINVEHQFNENFLIGGTFINLKERPLTQKANYSYEPINNTILGFNLNYSTEVPFLTRLVNKLPNIDTDVQSNVSVRGEFAYLLPGQPNLSDFDGKATTYIDDFEAAQTSIDINNPLSWELSSAPIGFGGERANGELAAGYKRGKLSWYTIDPIFYSNRRPAGISDSDISTYAARRVALSEIFPNTDVVQGQPQVVYTMDVNYDPTERGPYNFNPSANGSNSIPNPRDNFGGIMRSINTTNFEQSNVEYIQFWVMDPYIYAENASNGPGTIHFNLGNISEDVLKDGRKQYENGLPEGEDNTSVISTAFGQVPADQSLVYAFDTEGQARVNQDAGYDGLLDTEEAVQFPNFGSLEDPAADNYTYFLNTEGNILQRYRNYNGTQGNSPTDVTDTNRGNTTLPTAEDINRDNTMNTINSYFDYEVPFFRGMNIENNRYITDVKEITTTLRNGQQLPVRWIQFKVPIFEPTDAIGGIADFRSIRFIRMFLTDFENPILLRFGTMDLVRGDYRRYTQSLIEEDGQQENPNTLFEVKAVNIEENENRQPIPYVLPPGVRREQLYENNTNIRQNEQSLSLTTCDLQPQDARGVYKNFQVDMRQYKNLEMFLHAESLPNRQPLKDGQLVAFVRMGTDFTDNYYQIEIPLSPTQFGASTADEIWPEINNLNLDLDLLQQVKTSVLGDPSLISTELNFFTEDLLEIDAEAPYEMGKLRLGIKGNPSFGNIRLLMLGVKNGTSTNGVTDVCGEVWFNELRLSDLKNEGGWAGVVSVDGNLADFANVSATGRRSTVGFGSIEQGPNQRSREDLQQYDFVTNVNMGQLLPKKWGIKVPVNYSRGEELITPKYDQEYLDVELDTRLANIEDNTERERVKKQSQSYTKRQSVNVIGLRKERTGDKKPMPYDVENFTFSSSYNQVEHRDFEIEQSVDQSVRLGGTYEYSFPEKKLEPLRKIAILDSSDYLAIFRDFNFNYLPTNINASTNIFRQYNEQKFRSLELSTNDIGIPTLYQRNYLFDWQYGVNYNLTRSLSFSFNASNNRIIRNYIDEDGFADNTVGIWNDFFNIGNPDIHYQTLQVNYEVPFQKIPALKFIKATYSYTGDFQWQRGSRIYQTLENIPNIGNSVQNSNSHQVNASLNLQDLYNYVGLVEKKPKKVGTSIQERSRGVPSIGPPDQQRQQEQKPEVAPKSDANKGFNTLVKIVTGVKTLQVNYRNSRGIFLPGYLPSVGFMGTTRPTFGFTLGFQDEIRYMAAERGWLTLFQNFNQQYTSVENEQLDAQATIDLLPDLTIEVTGRKNYSENFSENYRIDPVSLEYQALTPYTYGNFNISTILIKTAFNQTTEISSETFETFRQNRLEIARRLAAERGLDPNEVDEEGYPDGIGKSNQAVLLPAFIAAYTGADPGSIKLGPFRNTPLPNWNVKYTGLMRIKWFRDNFRRFSINHGYRSDYTLNQYQTNLDYDPQNTEERNQAGDFKNPILYSNVVLTELFTPLARVDFETKDNIQILAQMEKDRSLAFSFDNNLLTEYSGNEYTLGLGYRLKDLKIVTNLGGNRRVLSSDLNFKADVSYRKNRTIVRYLDLSNNQTISGQDIWAINFTTDYALTRNLTARFYYDHSFSKYAVSTAFPQTTIRSGFTLIYNFGN from the coding sequence ATGTCTTTGCCGGTAAGGCTGACTTTCCTGATATTACTGGTTTATTGCATGGACGCTGCGGCGCAGGAAACTTCGCAGGATTCCACCAAGACCGGTTTTGTCCTGGGCGAATTGTCCCTTCCCGATCCCGAAAGCATAGAATCTTTTTATGAATATGACCCTATCCTGGACCGTTATTTCTTTAAGGAGAAACTCGGCTCGATGAATCTGGGTCTGCCTTTGGTGCTCACTCCGGAAGAATACGAAGAAATGGTGCTTGACCAGGAGATGCGTAATTATTTTAAATTGAAGAACGATGCACTCACCGGAAGAAAAGAAGGTTCGGAAGATATTCAGCGGGATTTGTTGCCCGACTTTTACGTGAACAACAATTTCTTTGAAAGTATTTTCGGTGGAAGCGAGATCAATATTGTGCCACAGGGTTCAGTTGAAATGGATCTGGGCCTGCTCTATACCAAGCAGGATAATCCCGCTTTTTCACCCCGGAACCGTCGCAATCTGTCTTTTGATTTTGACCAGCGCATCAGTTTAAGCCTGTTGGGCCAGATCGGGGAAAGGCTTCAGGTTACTGCCAATTACGATACCGAATCAACCTTCGATTTTCAGAACCAGCTCAAACTGGAATACACTCCCAATGAGGATGATATCGTTCAGAAGATCGAGGTGGGTAACGTGAACATGCCACTGAACAACGCCCTGATTCAGGGAGCGCAAAGTCTCTTTGGTTTCAAGACCCAGCTTCAGTTTGGAAAAACGACCGTGACTGGAGTCTTTTCAGAACAAAAATCGGAAAGAAGAACAGTGAACGTGGAAGGCGGCGCCACTGTAGAAGATTTTGAAAAATTCATCCTGGATTATGACCAGGATCGCCACTTCTTCCTCGCGCATTACTTCCGTGATCATTATGACGGAGCGCTGCAGGATTACCCGTTCATCGATTCTAATATCCAGATCAAGCGTATCCAGGTATGGATCACGAACAGGACCAATAATATTCAAAACTTAACCGATACCCGCAATATTGTGGCGATCCAGGATCTTGGGGAAACCGATGTTCCGGGGAATATCGGGCTCGCTACCGTTCCCGGCGGATTCTTTAATCAGCCTGCCGGTTCGTTCCCTGACAACCCGAACAACGATTTCAACCCCTTCGGGATTACCGGCGTGGGGGAATCGGTGCTTACACCGGCAATTCGCGATATCGCTACGGTTGATAATGGCTTTGGCGGGGTGACGGTTTCCGAAGGGACCGATTATGTGAAGCTGGAAAATGCCAGGCAGCTGAAACCAAACGAATATACGGTCAATTCTCAGCTAGGATATATTTCCCTGAACCAGCGCCTGAGCAACGACGAGGTGTTGGCGGTAGCCTTTCAGTATACGATTAATGGCGAGGTATACCAGGTGGGAGAATTTGCCAATGATGGTGTAAATTCCACCAGTACCACAGATCAGGAGGAACCGCAGCAGGGTACCAATCCGCGGGCTAACCAGAACCTCGTGGTGAAATTGCTGAAAAGTACAATTACTAATGTGAACGAGCCGGTTTGGGACCTGATGATGAAAAACATTTACAGTCTTGGGGCCTACCAGTTGGAGCGGGAAGATTTCCGAATGAATATTCTCTATACCGATCCGCAACCGCTGAATTATATCAAGCCCGCTGAGGGAACGACCCTGCCAGCTGATGTGGCTGATACTCCGCTTTTACGCGTTTTCAGGTTAGACCAGCTGAATACGAACAATGACCCGATCAAGGGAGGGGATGGTTTCTTTGATTACGTTCCGCAGATAACGATCGATCCACAGAATGGAAATGTGATCTTTACCACGGTGGAACCCTTCGGAAGCTGGCTCTTTCAGAAGCTGGATGACAACCCGAACGGCGGAACCGAAGATTATGATATTCCGGAAACCTGGAACCAGAACCAGCAGAAGTACGTGTTCCGTTCCATGTATGAAACCACCAAAACCCAGGCGGAACAGCTGGATGCTGATAAGAACAAATTTCAGTTAAAAGGCCGGTACAAATCAGCTGAAGTGGAGGGGATTCCAATCGGTTTTAACCTGCCCCCAGGATCAGTCACCGTGACTGCCGGTGGTCGTGTGCTCCAGGAAGGCGTGGATTACGTGGTAAATTATGAGCTGGGCCGTGTCCAGATCCTGGACGAAGCCTTGCTGGCTTCCGATATCCCGATCCAGGTCAATACGGAGAACAATGCGCTGTTCGGCCAGCAAACCAAACGTTTTACCGGGATCAATGTGGAGCATCAGTTCAATGAAAATTTCCTGATTGGCGGTACTTTTATCAACCTGAAGGAGCGGCCCTTAACTCAAAAGGCGAATTACAGTTACGAGCCGATCAATAATACCATTCTTGGTTTCAACCTGAATTACAGTACAGAAGTTCCATTTTTGACCAGGCTGGTCAATAAACTGCCTAATATCGATACCGATGTGCAATCGAACGTTTCCGTGCGTGGGGAATTTGCGTATTTACTGCCCGGACAGCCCAACCTGAGTGATTTTGACGGAAAGGCAACAACTTATATTGATGATTTTGAGGCGGCACAGACCAGTATAGATATTAACAATCCGTTGAGCTGGGAGCTTTCCAGTGCGCCTATTGGTTTCGGGGGAGAGCGTGCCAACGGGGAGCTTGCCGCGGGTTACAAACGTGGAAAACTTTCCTGGTATACCATCGACCCTATTTTTTACAGCAATAGAAGGCCTGCGGGAATTTCAGATTCTGATATCTCCACCTATGCGGCCAGAAGAGTGGCCCTGAGCGAGATTTTCCCGAATACCGATGTAGTGCAGGGGCAACCTCAGGTCGTTTATACGATGGACGTGAATTATGATCCTACCGAACGTGGACCCTACAATTTCAACCCGTCGGCCAACGGCAGCAATTCGATCCCCAATCCGCGTGATAATTTCGGGGGGATCATGCGTTCGATCAATACCACCAATTTTGAACAATCTAACGTCGAGTATATCCAGTTCTGGGTAATGGACCCGTATATTTATGCTGAAAATGCTTCGAACGGGCCCGGAACCATTCACTTCAACCTCGGAAATATTTCCGAAGATGTGCTGAAAGACGGCAGAAAACAATATGAAAACGGACTTCCGGAAGGCGAGGATAATACCAGTGTGATCAGTACGGCTTTCGGGCAGGTCCCGGCAGACCAGTCCCTGGTGTATGCGTTTGATACGGAAGGGCAGGCGAGGGTCAACCAGGATGCCGGTTATGACGGGTTGCTGGATACGGAGGAAGCAGTGCAGTTTCCGAATTTTGGCTCTTTGGAAGACCCTGCCGCTGATAACTATACCTATTTCCTGAATACCGAAGGAAACATCCTCCAGCGCTATCGCAATTATAACGGGACTCAGGGCAACTCGCCAACTGACGTAACCGATACCAATCGTGGAAATACCACCCTTCCCACGGCGGAAGATATTAACCGCGATAATACGATGAATACCATCAATAGTTATTTTGATTACGAAGTGCCATTCTTCCGTGGGATGAATATCGAAAATAACCGGTATATCACCGATGTGAAAGAGATCACCACAACCCTTCGAAATGGGCAGCAGTTGCCGGTGAGATGGATTCAGTTCAAAGTGCCGATTTTCGAACCTACCGATGCGATTGGTGGAATTGCTGATTTTAGATCGATCAGGTTTATCAGGATGTTTTTGACCGATTTTGAGAACCCTATCCTGCTAAGATTTGGAACGATGGACCTGGTTCGTGGAGATTACCGACGCTACACGCAGAGCCTCATCGAAGAAGACGGGCAACAGGAAAACCCGAATACCTTATTTGAAGTGAAGGCGGTGAACATAGAAGAAAATGAGAATCGCCAGCCTATTCCTTATGTGTTGCCTCCGGGTGTTCGCCGCGAGCAGTTGTATGAAAATAACACCAATATTCGGCAGAACGAACAGTCCCTGTCTTTGACGACCTGTGATCTGCAGCCCCAGGATGCACGTGGTGTTTACAAGAATTTCCAGGTAGACATGCGCCAGTACAAAAATCTGGAGATGTTCCTGCATGCCGAATCGCTGCCAAATCGCCAGCCATTGAAAGATGGGCAATTGGTAGCTTTTGTTCGTATGGGAACTGATTTTACCGATAACTATTACCAGATAGAAATTCCGCTTTCGCCAACACAATTTGGGGCAAGCACGGCTGATGAGATCTGGCCTGAAATCAATAACCTGAACCTGGACCTGGATCTGCTTCAGCAGGTCAAAACAAGTGTGTTGGGTGATCCTTCCCTGATCTCTACGGAATTGAATTTCTTTACTGAAGACCTGCTGGAGATCGATGCCGAAGCACCTTACGAAATGGGGAAATTGCGATTGGGTATAAAAGGGAATCCGAGTTTTGGGAATATCAGGCTGCTGATGCTGGGCGTGAAGAACGGAACTTCTACCAACGGGGTAACCGACGTTTGCGGGGAAGTTTGGTTCAATGAATTGCGACTTTCTGATCTCAAGAACGAAGGAGGTTGGGCCGGGGTGGTGAGCGTTGACGGGAATCTGGCTGATTTTGCAAATGTTTCAGCTACCGGAAGAAGGAGTACCGTAGGCTTCGGTAGTATCGAGCAGGGGCCAAACCAGCGTAGTCGGGAGGATCTTCAGCAGTACGATTTTGTGACCAACGTGAATATGGGGCAACTGCTTCCGAAGAAATGGGGGATTAAAGTGCCGGTGAATTATTCCAGGGGCGAAGAACTGATCACGCCTAAATACGACCAGGAATACCTGGATGTGGAACTGGATACCAGGCTGGCGAATATCGAAGATAACACCGAAAGGGAACGCGTTAAAAAGCAATCTCAGTCGTATACGAAACGACAAAGCGTGAACGTGATCGGCTTGCGAAAAGAACGAACCGGAGATAAAAAGCCAATGCCTTATGATGTGGAAAATTTCACGTTCTCTTCCTCATACAACCAGGTGGAACATCGGGATTTTGAGATTGAACAGAGTGTGGATCAAAGCGTAAGATTAGGCGGAACCTACGAATATAGTTTCCCGGAAAAGAAACTCGAACCTCTGCGCAAAATTGCCATTCTGGACAGCAGTGATTACCTGGCGATCTTCAGGGATTTCAATTTCAATTATCTGCCTACAAATATCAATGCCAGTACTAATATTTTCAGGCAGTACAATGAACAGAAATTCCGTTCGCTGGAGCTTTCCACAAACGATATCGGTATCCCAACGCTGTACCAGCGAAATTATCTTTTCGACTGGCAGTATGGGGTGAATTACAACCTCACACGTTCGCTGAGTTTCTCTTTTAACGCCAGCAATAACCGCATCATCCGGAACTATATTGATGAAGATGGTTTTGCTGACAATACGGTGGGTATCTGGAATGATTTCTTCAATATTGGGAATCCTGATATTCATTATCAAACGCTGCAGGTAAACTATGAAGTGCCATTTCAGAAGATACCAGCCTTAAAATTCATCAAGGCTACGTATTCTTACACCGGGGATTTCCAGTGGCAGCGTGGATCGAGGATATACCAGACGCTGGAAAATATCCCGAATATTGGGAACAGTGTACAGAATTCCAATTCTCACCAGGTCAATGCCAGTTTGAACTTGCAGGATTTGTACAATTATGTGGGGCTGGTGGAGAAAAAACCAAAGAAGGTTGGAACCAGTATCCAGGAACGCAGCCGGGGAGTTCCTAGTATTGGTCCACCAGATCAACAACGGCAGCAGGAACAGAAACCTGAAGTCGCTCCAAAATCTGATGCCAACAAAGGTTTCAACACCCTGGTAAAGATCGTTACCGGGGTAAAAACCCTGCAGGTGAATTACCGAAACAGTCGCGGGATCTTTTTGCCTGGGTACTTGCCAAGCGTTGGTTTCATGGGCACTACCAGGCCTACTTTTGGTTTCACGCTTGGTTTCCAGGACGAGATCAGGTATATGGCCGCTGAAAGGGGCTGGCTTACGCTTTTCCAGAATTTCAACCAGCAGTATACTTCCGTGGAAAATGAGCAGCTGGATGCACAGGCCACGATCGATCTGCTTCCAGACTTGACCATTGAAGTGACCGGCAGAAAAAATTATTCCGAGAATTTTTCAGAAAATTACCGCATAGACCCGGTAAGTCTGGAATACCAGGCCTTAACGCCTTATACCTATGGGAATTTCAATATTTCCACCATTTTGATCAAAACCGCGTTTAATCAAACTACGGAAATTTCTTCAGAAACCTTTGAAACCTTCCGGCAGAACAGGCTGGAAATTGCTCGCAGACTGGCTGCAGAAAGAGGCCTGGACCCGAACGAGGTTGATGAGGAAGGTTACCCGGATGGGATTGGAAAAAGCAACCAGGCGGTGCTGCTTCCTGCATTTATTGCGGCCTACACCGGCGCAGATCCCGGTAGTATCAAGCTTGGACCTTTCAGGAACACGCCTTTACCAAACTGGAATGTTAAATATACCGGGCTCATGCGTATCAAATGGTTCCGGGACAATTTCAGAAGATTCTCGATCAACCATGGGTATCGATCAGATTATACGCTGAACCAGTACCAGACGAACCTGGATTACGATCCGCAGAATACCGAAGAGCGCAACCAGGCGGGAGATTTCAAGAACCCTATTCTGTATTCTAACGTGGTACTGACCGAATTATTCACGCCGCTTGCACGCGTGGATTTTGAGACCAAAGATAACATCCAGATACTGGCGCAGATGGAAAAAGACCGCTCCCTGGCCTTCAGTTTCGACAATAACTTATTGACAGAATACTCCGGAAATGAATACACTCTTGGTTTGGGTTACAGGCTGAAAGACCTGAAAATCGTGACAAATTTGGGCGGAAACCGAAGGGTTTTGAGCAGCGATCTGAATTTCAAGGCTGATGTCTCCTATAGAAAGAACAGGACTATTGTTCGCTACCTGGATCTTTCGAATAACCAGACGATATCCGGGCAGGACATCTGGGCCATCAATTTCACGACAGATTATGCACTTACCAGGAACCTGACCGCACGTTTCTACTACGATCACAGTTTCTCGAAATATGCTGTTTCCACGGCCTTCCCGCAAACCACGATTCGCTCTGGCTTTACGCTTATCTATAATTTCGGAAATTAA
- the gcvH gene encoding glycine cleavage system protein GcvH — translation MNIPQELKYTKDHEWVRVEGDVATIGVTDFAQGELGDIVYVEVETLDDTLEKEEVFGTVEAVKTVSDLFMPVSGEIVEFNDSLEDEPEKVNDDPYGEGWMIKVKLSDPSEVDSLLTAEQYQEVIGS, via the coding sequence ATGAACATTCCACAAGAATTAAAGTACACTAAAGACCACGAGTGGGTTCGTGTAGAAGGTGATGTCGCAACCATTGGTGTGACCGATTTTGCTCAGGGAGAGCTTGGCGATATCGTCTACGTTGAGGTAGAAACCCTGGATGACACCCTCGAAAAAGAAGAGGTTTTCGGTACGGTTGAGGCCGTGAAGACCGTTTCAGACCTTTTTATGCCGGTTTCCGGTGAGATCGTGGAGTTTAACGATAGCCTGGAAGACGAGCCTGAGAAGGTGAACGATGATCCTTACGGTGAAGGCTGGATGATCAAAGTAAAACTTTCAGACCCTTCTGAAGTGGATTCATTACTAACTGCTGAACAATATCAGGAAGTAATTGGTAGCTAG